From one Phycodurus eques isolate BA_2022a chromosome 6, UOR_Pequ_1.1, whole genome shotgun sequence genomic stretch:
- the LOC133403731 gene encoding E3 ubiquitin-protein ligase RBBP6-like, whose amino-acid sequence MTQSNHEYDPIQLVQDKSVEAPKQVRTSKGIPQSFMVKAEPGTKGAMLTSTGEYAIPAIDAEAYAQGKKERPPFVPHDQSSSEDESDPIPDELLCPICNDLMTDAVVIPCCGNSYCDECIRTTLLDSEEHICFTCKQSDVSPDNLIANKFLRQPTFPTHHLLFFLTLPLPRVWLPLRIVPRPRHPPATNTPTPTPSPPPHADVTEERKEASPVPPPVVDHGSPRVSASQDEPPPPGESDPPPPIVIQGPTKNTESRSQAYNLPLISAPSSSRPPLLSGPHSRPHQPHRDRGGRHWERSYRTRGEPSSTHLQTAQLPLSTPSMYASPSLYPPPPQTYPPLYPTGPGLLPPPTLGYHPQPMFHPGPPGVNPPWGAPGGQPPLLTLPSSLSQPSLSKEDFYRQRHHRQDNITSKLDEFTKDFHKELMKYRNAPKRQRPSYSRSRSYSRSPISRSYTRSRSRSRSRSRSYSYTPSRSRSRSRSHGRPYPRSPYSRRNGRSYGRSRSRSRSRSRSYGYRRSGSPPSFRAAAWEGAEGAPPFRSRSHSRSPGGFRNRSPGGRKPPPRELPPYELKALSPGSHERWERDSYRQWEREYREWYNKYYKDYENQHQVLYHRGRGSRERERERERVSPLHREYSPQGRGRRGRDEKVPPTHNPPSSSSTKTNAKLLKTKKVKKRRPGEDGEQSHHSVDRGDATPVRDEPMDDILSPNKTPPISSKPASSTSSSKAPASKITTAPAKASVKSMSKTDKAKKEKGQKVKPKAKTDASKIKSDKVKKKTGESVVTKKKEPSSAVATKTSKTTKAKPEESHNSIPPKKEKSKGCSVRPPLLKTPPLFSQGLPLPHPSLHESLRPGNDNRGRRDAPHGGGLIPLPHQQVLPYLHRPPLRLGEEGRSLLGSPPGKLRRLDGPGIGIEVFSHLHDTHQSALQRFSHAPDRPGLLPVLVGREILWADKDRGAIRPLMDLPVKPVTQRSIPLNRDLGKKDNPTSDRSSSDTDKTTADRFGAANNPDADRPASNSEGVDAKERSSSSDGGVSKEKAGEKSLVSDKDADRNSGVDRERESNWRMDRERERGSDRGREKVLRSDRDREKVLGSDRDQEKTSGSDRDRERTTGSDRDRERGSDRDRDREKASDRERGSDRERAKGSNRDREKGSDRDRAKASSSDRDRAKASDREREKATTSDRDREKASGFDRDRTVVSEKERDRASGSSSKKVSAVKDADVGEKLQKTEHKNGASAASRSVCLDKMTIAEKLAISKKQGHNQEKPSNSSKEAMEKAAKSDRSVSKERAAKTASTGKKPDPTPKEGKDGETKTVRTKPKISRKVLSSQPASAASRPTQEPKLNSGEEEKKRDSSATLDQMIQSSPKNAVEELLIQVPPRSKWEREDDEEEEEQLAAVVATPQETPKELSPVPKKTEVMWIDKKALAKEEKKRVPKDESKGSKPTKVKIVREERKASRGERGSKAEVREGKERVSPGKEEKNVSCPDPRRQRLCSDLARETDEAAFVPDYSEGDEASDSSPTASQRSNSNRSDSPSAASASTGAAATGDRKKKKKHKKHKKHKKHKKHKVAEKEGGEHKDHKHKHKKKKHKKSKDKDTEEGKAEEEEPQGVAGAQISKP is encoded by the exons ATGACTCAGTCCAACCACGAATACGACCCTATTCAGTTA GTCCAGGATAAGAGTGTGGAGGCTCCCAAGCAGGTGAGAACCAGCAAGGGGATTCCTCAGAGTTTCATGGTGAAAGCAGAACCTGGCACCAAAGGAGCCATGTTGACCAGCACTGGAGAATACGCCATACCGGCCATTGACGC GGAGGCGTATGCGCAGGGAAAAAAGGAGCGTCCGCCGTTCGTTCCGCATGACCAGTCGTCGTCTGAGGACGAATCCGATCCCATTCCCGACGAGCTGCTGTGCCCCATCTGCAATGATCTGATGACAGATGCTGTGGTCATTCCGTGCTGCGGGAACAGTTACTGTGACGAAT gtaTCCGAACAACCTTGTTGGACTCTGAGGAACATATTTGCTTCACATGCAAACAATCAGATGTTTCGCCCGACAACCTCATTGCCAACAAGTTCCTTCGACAG CCAACATTTCCCACCCACCACCTCCTGTTCTTCCTCACGCTGCCGCTACCACGAGTGTGGCTGCCCCTCAGGATCGTACCCCGCCCGCGGCACCCCCCCGCCACTAACACCCCCACCCCTACGCCTTCGCCGCCCCCTCACGCTGATGTCACTGAGGAAAGGAAAGAAGCTTCACCGGTTCCACCACCGGTCGTTGATCACGGTTCTCCTCGGGTCTCCGCCAGTCAGGACGAGCCACCCCCGCCAGG CGAGTCGGACCCGCCTCCACCCATTGTGATTCAAGGCCCAACTAAAAACACAGAAAGCAGATCACAG GCTTACAATTTGCCTCTCATCAGTGCACCTTCATCCTCGAGGCCTCCTCTTCTGTCAG GTCCACATTCCCGGCCCCACCAACCTCACAGGGACAGGGGGGGAAGACACTGGGAAAG gtCCTACAGAACCAGAGGTGAGCCCTCCTCCACCCACCTCCAGACGGCCCAGCTCCCTCTTTCCACGCCTTCCATGTACGCGTCGCCCTCCCTCTACCCGCCCCCACCGCAGACATACCCTCCCCTGTACCCCACAGGCCCCGGCCTCCTCCCGCCGCCAACGTTGGGTTACCACCCTCAGCCCATGTTCCACCCTGGGCCGCCGGGCGTCAACCCCCCGTGGGGAGCTCCCGGCGGCCAGCCCCCTCTACTTACCCTGCCCTCCTCCCTCAGTCAGCCCTCTCTCTCCAAAGAAGACTTCTACAGGCAGCGGCACCACCGACAAGACAA CATTACATCCAAACTTGACGAGTTCACAAAAGACTTCCACAAAGAGCTGATGAAGTACCGAAATGCACCAAAGAGGCAGAGACCTTCATATTCTAG ATCACGATCGTATAGCCGCTCTCCGATCAGCCGCTCTTACACGCGCTCTCGCTCCAGGTCCAGATCCAGATCGAGGTCTTACTCGTACACCCCAAGTCGATCTCGATCACGCTCACGCTCCCACGGGCGGCCGTATCCTCGTTCACCTTACTCCCGACGTAATGGACGCAGCTATGGGCGCTCTCGATCGAGGTCCCGCTCCCGCTCGAGGTCGTACGGGTACCGCCGCTCTGGTTCGCCGCCTTCATTCCGTGCTGCTGCTTGGGAGGGGGCGGAAGGGGCGCCGCCGTTCCGGTCCAGGTCTCACTCCCGCTCTCCTGGCGGTTTCCGGAACCGCAGCCCTGGTGGACGAAAGCCGCCACCCCGTGAATTACCACCTTATGAGCTGAAGGCTCTCAGCCCCGGTTCTCACGAACGCTGGGAACGGGATAGCTACCGGCAGTGGGAGCGTGAGTACAGAGAATGGTACAACAAGTATTACAAAGACTACGAGAACCAACACCAGGTGCTGTATCACCGGGGCCGCGGTAGCAGGGAGAGGGAACGAGAGCGCGAACGAGTATCCCCCCTGCACAGGGAGTACTCCCCCCAAGGCAGAGGGAGAAGAGGTAGGGATGAGAAAGTGCCACCGACTCACAATCCTCCATCATCCTCATCAACTAAGACAAATGCTAAGCTCCTGAAGACCAAGAAAGTCAAAAAGAGGAGACCCGGTGAGGATGGCGAGCAATCGCATCATTCTGTAGACAGGGGTGACGCCACGCCTGTCAGAGATGAACCCATGGATGACATCCTGTCGCCAAACAAAACGCCCCCCATCTCCTCCAAGCCAGCATCATCTACTTCCAGCTCCAAGGCTCCTGCCTCCAAAATCACCACGGCACCCGCAAAAGCCTCGGTCAAGTCCATGTCCAAGACTGACAAGGCCAAGAAGGAGAAGGGTCAGAAGGTAAAACCTAAAGCAAAGACGGATGCTTCCAAAATCAAAAGCGACAAAGTCAAGAAGAAAACTGGTGAATCTGTTGTGACCAAAAAGAAAGAGCCCTCTTCTGCTGTAGCTACTAAAACATCAAAAACCACCAAAGCCAAACCTGAAGAATCCCACAACTCGATACCgccaaaaaaggaaaagtctaaaggCTGTTCTGTGAGGCCACCCCTCCTAAAGACACCCCCATTGTTCTCCCAAGGCCTACCTCTGCCGCATCCATCTCTCCACGAGAGCCTTCGGCCTGGCAATGACAACCGAGGGCGAAGAGACGCCCCGCATGGCGGCGGCCTCATCCCTCTGCCCCACCAACAAGTGCTCCCTTACCTCCACCGACCTCCTTTGCGGCTGGGTGAGGAGGGCCGCTCCTTACTCGGGTCCCCGCCTGGAAAACTCCGGAGACTGGATGGACCCGGGATTGGAATCGAGGTCTTCTCACACCTGCACGACACTCATCAGTCGGCACTCCAGAGATTCTCGCACGCGCCTGACAGACCAGGTCTTCTTCCTGTCCTGGTGGGCCGAGAGATTCTCTGGGCGGACAAAGACAGAGGCGCTATCAGACCTCTCATGGATTTGCCG GTGAAGCCAGTGACCCAGAGAAGCATCCCTCTGAACAGAGAccttggaaaaaaagacaacccCACCTCAGACAGATCATCCTCGGACACTGATAAGACCACCGCGGACCGATTCGGTGCTGCCAACAACCCGGATGCGGACAGACCCGCCAGTAATTCTGAAGGTGTTGATGCAAAGGAACGGTCGTCTTCCTCTGATGGGGGGGTCTCCAAAGAAAAGGCTGGGGAGAAATCCTTGGTGTCTGACAAAGACGCTGACCGGAACTCGGGAGTAGACAGAGAACGGGAAAGTAACTGGAGAATGGACAGAGAGCGGGAGAGAGGTTCAGATCGGGGGCGGGAAAAAGTCTTGCGCTCAGACAGAGACCGGGAAAAAGTTTTGGGATCAGACAGAGATCAGGAAAAAACTTCGGGGTCTGACAGAGATCGGGAAAGAACCACGGGATCTGACAGAGATCGGGAAAGGGGttcagacagagacagagatcGGGAAAAGGCTTCCGATCGCGAAAGGGGTTCTGACAGAGAGCGGGCCAAAGGTTCTAACAGAGACCGAGAAAAGGGTTCAGACCGTGATCGCGCGAAAGCATCTAGTTCAGACCGAGATCGTGCAAAAGCttcagatagagagagagaaaaagccaCTACTTCTGACAGAGATCGAGAAAAAGCTTCAGGATTTGACAGAGACAGGACTGTGGTATCTGAGAAAGAGCGCGACAGAGCATCTGGATCAAGCTCAAAGAAGGTCTCGGCAGTGAAAGACGCTGATGTAGGCGAAAAGTTGCAGAAGACTGAGCATAAAAACGGCGCAAGTGCAGCCAGCAGATCTGTTTGCTTGGACAAAATGACCATCGCGGAGAAATTGGCCATCAGCAAGAAGCAGGGACACAACCAGGAGAAGCCGAGCAATTCCTCCaaggaggccatggagaaagcgGCAAAATCAGATCG TAGTGTTTCCAAGGAGAGAGCAGCGAAGACTGCATCCACCGGGAAGAAACCTGACCCCACTCCCAAAGAAG GGAAAGACGGGGAGACAAAAACGGTGAGGACCAAGCCCAAGATCAGTCGCAAGGTCTTATCCAGCCAACCTGCCAGCGCCGCCAG TAGACCCACCCAGGAGCCTAAACTAAATTCTGgagaggaagagaagaagagggacTCTTCGGCAACTTTGGATCAGATGATTCAGTCTAGCCCCAAAAACGCTGTGGAGGAGCTCCTCATTCAAGTGCCTCCTCGCTCCAAGTGGGAGCGGGAAgatgacgaagaggaggaggagcagttGGCTGCGGTGGTAGCGACTCCTCAAGAGACTCCCAAAGAGCTGTCACCTGTCCCCAAGAAGACTGAGGTAATGTGGATTGACAAGAAGGCTTTGGccaaggaggagaagaagagggTGCCCAAGGATGAGAGCAAGGGCAGCAAACCCACCAAAGTCAAGATTGTCCGAGAGGAGAGGAAGGCGAGTAGAGGAGAAAGGGGATCCAAAGCAGAGGTAAGAGAAGGGAAGGAGCGAGTTTCACCCGGGAAGGAGGAGAAGAACGTTAGCTGCCCGGACCCCAGGAGGCAGCGCCTGTGCTCGGATCTGGCCCGCGAGACGGACGAGGCCGCCTTTGTGCCCGACTACAGCGAGGGTGACGAGGCCTCAGACAGCAGCCCCACAGCCAGCCAGCGCTCCAACAGCAACCGCAGTGACTCGCCCTCCGCCGCCTCTGCCTCGACCGGTGCTGCTGCCACTGGtgacaggaagaagaaaaagaaacacaagaAGCACAAGAAACACAAGAAGCACAAGAAGCACAAAGTAGCGGAAAAGGAGGGTGGTGAGCATAAGGACCATAAGCAtaaacacaagaagaagaaacacaagAAGAGCAAAGACAAGGACACTGAGGAAGGCAAGGCTGAGGAGGAAGAGCCGCAGGGTGTAGCTGGTGCGCAGATCTCCAAACCTTGA
- the LOC133403846 gene encoding E3 ubiquitin-protein ligase RBBP6-like → MSCVHYKFSSKLDYNTVTFDGLHITLSELKRQIMSRERLKATDCDLQITNAQTREEYTDDEAHIPKHSSVIVRRTPIGGVKPAGRTFIVDRSDTSVAGSSRPVCNKNKQKKQQTHPKNNTHASSHYSTLFLLDDMLSIASCSFSVDSSTCDWLSLWKWEGVIRV, encoded by the exons ATGTCGTGTGTTCACTACAAGTTCTCCTCCAAACTGGACTACAACACGGTCACGTTCGATGGGCTGCACATCACCCTGAGTGAGCTCAAGCGGCAGATCATGTCCAGGGAGCGCCTCAAGGCCACAGACTGCGACCTGCAGATCACCAACGCGCAGACGCGAGAAG AATACACGGATGATGAAGCCCACATCCCCAAGCATTCGTCTGTGATCGTCCGCAGAACGCCGATTGGTGGCGTCAAACCGGCTGGCAGGACGTTCATTGt AGATCGTTCTGACACGTCTGTGGCGGGATCGTCGAGACCCGTatgtaacaaaaacaagcaaaaaaaacagcaaacacacccaaaaaacaacactCACGCCTCCTCTCACTACTCTACCCTCTTCCTTCTTGACGACATGCTGTCAATTGCGTCATGTTCATTTTCTGTTGACAGTTCCACATGTGATTGGCTGTCTCTTTGGAAGTGGGAGGGCGTCATAAGGGTTTAA
- the ufl1 gene encoding E3 UFM1-protein ligase 1: MCVSPSATRTRNVTGEAQQISLVISTAIMASEWEEIRRLAADFQRAQFADTAQRLSERDCIEIIARLLQDKKLDVVHTLDGKEYVTPAQISREIRDELSRHGGRVNILELQQIINVDWVDVENRANDIAKSDKSVQLVLGQLIDDAYLNRLAEEVNDTLQEAGLISIAELCKSYDLPGDFLNDELCKRLGKVIQGELDQYSRGVIFTPAFVARHTANIRGLFSAITRPTPVAGVIGAFGLHEHLLYSVLEELVNTGRLRGTIVGGRQDNTVYIPDIYSKTQNTWVDSFLRQNGYLEFDSLIRLGIPEPKSYIKKRFKCNKLLFLSTACVSQALLDQTEACVEEAVSSATWIDIQQILPSCLSEEDMAMLINQAMRNTNVQSSARVLGGAVVVSEKWISQCFGLFDDSIQQKAQKEFTSDPVLLITEEDLKRASMVAENSAPSKKDKRDGERKKKATEGSGTVKAGGGGNAREIRIRKTKKKGRKDDEDEEPKPRYKKEEASFMTQEEIVAVLEEKVSDCPQEIFSELAEHLERPLSKAYQEALRSLFLSTTCSLSGANKKSVKNLQEELTNLYNNIRLFEKGTKLFSDETQVIIAKHVLKTVGTDVTNILVNFIATDMMMSVENPSTLTNEVRLKILAKVSNETKVPLTKLHNCLNGKTIEEFLDNFETSAEACGFMLKKADKKKERQAFLLHRQTLTEQLNETEDPALVLHLTSVLLFQDSTHCILHAPGRCVPHIIGTLTGRIPPEKQELLTAYQSLVVKQLMSQSQGQKREEVKDEETSSILTQFKPLTPQVKELVLSQRKTSTSEAHT, translated from the exons ATGTGTGTGTCCCCCTCTGCTACACGGACACGAAACGTGACAGG TGAAGCACAGCAAATCTCTCTCGTTATATCTACCGCAATAATGGCGAGTGAGTGGGAAGAAATTCGACGTCTCGCAGCTGATTTCCAGAGGGCGCAGTTTGCCGATACCGCGCAACGGTTATCGGAGAGGGATTGCATTGAGATTATCGCAAGACTTTTGCAAGACAAGAAACTGGACGTGGTGCACACGCTCGACGGGAAGGAGTACGTCACCCCAGCGCAGATCAGCAGAGAAATCCGAGATGAACTTTCCCGTCACGGAGGGCGGGTAAATATTTTGGAACTCCAACAGATTATCAATGTCGATTGGGTCGATGTTGAAAATAGAGCAAATGACATTGCAAAGTCTGACAAAAGTGTCCAGCTTGTGCTCGGCCAACTCATCGATGACGCCTACCTGAACCGTTTGGCTGAGGAAGTCAATGACACACTCCAGGAAGCTGGTTTGATCAGCATCGCCGAGCTTTGTAAGAGCTACGATTTACCAGGGGATTTCCTCAACGACGAGCTCTGCAAGCGTCTCGGGAAGGTGATCCAAGGAGAACTGGATCAGTACAGCCGAGGAGTCATATTTACTCCTGCCTTCGTGGCCCGCCACACAGCCAATATAAGAGGGCTGTTCAGCGCCATCACTCGGCCGACGCCTGTCGCCGGAGTGATTGGCGCTTTTGGACTCCACGAGCATCTCCTATATTCAGTTCTGGAGGAGCTGGTGAATACCGGCCGCCTTAGAGGAACCATTGTCGGAGGGCGACAAGACAACACTGTGTACATCCCCGATATTTACTCCAAAACGCAGAACACTTGGGTGGATTCCTTCCTCCGGCAGAATGGGTATTTAGAGTTTGATTCTTTGATCCGGTTGGGAATCCCCGAGCCCAAGAGCTACATAAAAAAGCGCTTCAAGTGCAACAAGCTACTTTTCCTCAGCACGGCTTGTGTGAGCCAGGCTCTGCTTGACCAGACGGAGGCCTGTGTCGAGGAAGCTGTCAGCTCTGCCACATGGATCGACATACAGCAAATTTTGCCGAGCTGCCTGTCGGAGGAGGACATGGCGATGTTGATCAACCAGGCCATGAGGAATACCAACGTGCAATCTTCTGCCAGAGTCCTGGGAGGCGCAGTCGTCGTCAGTGAAAAATGGATCAGCCAGTGCTTTGGTCTATTTGATGATTCCATACAACAGAAAGCTCAGAAGGAGTTCACGAGTGATCCTGTGTTGCTGATAACCGAAGAGGATCTGAAGCGAGCGTCCATGGTTGCGGAAAACTCTGCACCGTCAAAAAAGGACAAGAGAGACGGAGAGCGCAAGAAAAAAGCCACGGAGGGCAGCGGGACAGTGAAAGCGGGCGGAGGGGGCAACGCCAGGGAAATCCGAATTCGCAAAACCAAGAAGAAAGGGAGGAAAGACGATGAAGATGAAGAACCCAAACCTCGTTATAAAAAGGAGGAAGCCTCCTTTATGACCCAGGAAGAAATCGTAGCTGTACTGGAGGAAAAAGTGAGCGACTGTCCACAAGAAATCTTCTCTGAGCTGGCAGAGCATTTAGAGCGGCCTTTGAGTAAAGCCTACCAGGAAGCGCTGCGGAGTTTGTTCTTGTCCACCACCTGCTCACTCTCAGGCGCCAACAAAAAGTCAGTGAAGAATCTGCAGGAGGAGCTCACTAACCTGTACAACAACATCAGGCTGTTTGAAAAAGGCACCAAATTGTTCTCTGATGAAACCCAGGTCATCATTGCCAAGCACGTTTTAAAAACCGTAGGCACCGATGTCACCAACATCCTCGTCAACTTCATCGCCACCGACATGATGATGTCCGTCGAGAACCCCAGCACCCTAACCAACGAGGTACGGTTGAAGATTTTGGCCAAAGTTTCAAATGAGACCAAAGTACCTCTGACGAAGCTGCACAACTGTCTGAATGGTAAAACAATCGAAGAGTTTCTGGACAACTTTGAGACCTCCGCAGAAGCGTGCGGCTTCATGCTGAAGAAGGCCGACaagaaaaaagagagacagGCCTTCCTGCTGCACCGCCAGACTTTGACTGAGCAGCTGAACGAGACCGAGGACCCTGCCCTGGTCCTCCACCTCACCAGTGTGCTGTTGTTTCAGGACAGCACTCACTGCATCCTGCACGCTCCAGGACGCTGCGTACCTCATATTATAGGTACCCTGACAGGCCGCATACCCCCGGAGAAGCAGGAGCTGCTTACCGCCTATCAGAGCCTGGTGGTGAAGCAACTGATGAGCCAGAGTCAAGGACAGAAGCGGGAAGAGGTGAAGGACGAGGAGACGTCTAGTATCCTAACGCAGTTCAAACCTTTGACACCACAAGTCAAGGAGCTGGTGCTTTCCCAGAGGAAGACATCTACGAGCGAAGCACACACTTAA